A genome region from Carya illinoinensis cultivar Pawnee chromosome 2, C.illinoinensisPawnee_v1, whole genome shotgun sequence includes the following:
- the LOC122300149 gene encoding flowering time control protein FPA-like isoform X1, which translates to MPPPIKSNRLGRISDSDESDTPSNNLWVGNLASDVTDSDLMDLFAQYGALDSVTTYSPRSYAFVFFKLVEDAKAAKDALQGAELRGNRVKIEFARPAKPCKQLWVGGISPTVSKEELEEEFLKFGKIEDFKLLRDRNTAFVEYLRLEDASQAMRNMNGKRLGSDQIRVDFLRSQPSRREQWPDSRDGLFQGRSMVSVDSHLGHKRQLHPQSSVVRRGDGQPSNVLWVGYPPSVQIDEQMLHNAMILFGEIERIKSFPSRHYSFVEFRSVDEARRAKEGLQGRLFNDPRITIMFSSSELAPGKDYPGFYPTTKGQRPEMFVNEPPFLPAQMDMLGHNRPVVSNNFPGPLQTMPMRPFGRQGSLEPPFSGSEFDDLATHSNFQEGDLKNMMGSNWKRPSPAPGMLPSPAPGIRPSARSTSGAWDVLDINQFQRESKRSRMDDALSVDDVSFPLRRIDDRGLGLDQSYGPGLVIDGDASNHFRNVQGKSRLSPVGSRVMAGGPGQGQVDNDYIWRGIIAKGGTPVCQARCVPIGKGIETELPEVVNCSARTGLDMLTKHYADANGFDIVFFLPDSEDDFASYTEFLRYLGAKNRAGVAKFDDGTTLFLVPPSDFLTNVLKVVGPERLYGLVLKFPQQAPSGTSILQQSYLPIPSSHYMDRQQIPPRAEYGVLSSREEQVLPMDYSRVLHEDSKLPPKSVFPVTSESPAMQSVPQDYTTSNASAVSQPGVTLTPELIATLASLLPPNTQSSVLESAKPELGSYSVRPSVPPQVASDKETPSQDWKQDHQTSDYVGHSLQQLRSQFNPPIQNPAQYQPYPSVSIAPGHSAPLVLGSAQIQDSSISLPRQGAILSRPLNQNGQAAASSQVSQPYQLEIPPSGHRGYGMVHGMQASGMYSSPAFQQANGPLTSPGQAHGSLHSHAATVAAEKVSSELPGQVQQLQSALFGNSQGTQDVEVDKNQRYQSTLQFAASLLQQIQQQQQQQQATTQAGRGSGNQQ; encoded by the exons ATGCCACCTCCGATCAAATCGAACAGGCTGGGCAGGATCTCCGACTCCGATGAGTCCGATACGCCGTCGAACAATTTGTGGGTGGGGAACCTGGCAAGCGACGTGACCGACTCTGATCTCATGGATCTCTTCGCCCAGTACGGGGCGCTCGACAGCGTCACCACCTACTCGCCGCGTAGCTACGCCTTCGTCTTTTTCAAGCTCGTCGAGGACGCCAAGGCCGCGAAGGACGCTTTACAAGGTGCGGAGCTGCGAGGGAACCGGGTCAAGATCGAGTTTGCTCGCCCG GCAAAACCTTGCAAGCAACTATGGGTGGGTGGAATTAGCCCAACTGTCTCAAAGGAAGAACTGGAAGAAGAGTTTCTTAAGTTCGGTAAAATTGAGGATTTTAAGCTCCTCAGAGACCGTAATACTGCATTTGTTGAATACCTTAGATTGGAAGATGCATCCCAAGCCATGAGAAATATGAATGGGAAGCGTTTAGGTAGTGACCAGATACGCGTGGATTTCCTTCGATCACAGCCCTCAAGAAGA GAACAGTGGCCTGACTCCAGAGATGGGCTGTTTCAGGGCAGAAGCATGGTATCTGTGGATTCCCATTTAGGCCATAAAAGACAACTG CATCCTCAGTCTTCTGTAGTCCGAAGAGGAGATGGTCAACCCAGTAACGTCTTGTGGGTAGGTTACCCACCTTCTGTTCAGATTGACGAACAAATGCTCCATAATGCCATGATTTTGTTTGGTGAAATAGAAAGAATTAAGAGTTTTCCTTCAAGACACTACTCCTTTGTGGAGTTTAGGAGTGTGGATGAAGCCCGGCGTGCCAAGGAGGGGTTGCAAGGTCGGCTTTTTAATGATCCTCGAATAACCATCATGTTTTCGAGCAGTGAGCTGGCACCTGGCAAAGATTACCCTGGATTTTATCCTACAACCAAAGGTCAAAGGCCAGAAATGTTTGTTAATGAACCTCCATTTCTACCTGCACAGATGGATATGCTTGGTCATAATCGTCCTGTGGTATCAAATAATTTTCCTGGACCATTGCAAACTATGCCAATGAGGCCTTTTGGTCGTCAAGGTAGTCTTGAACCTCCTTTTTCAGGTTCAGAATTTGATGATTTGGCAACACATTCTAATTTTCAGGAAGGTGATTTGAAGAATATGATGGGTTCAAACTGGAAAAGGCCATCCCCTGCACCTGGGATGCTTCCTTCTCCTGCACCAGGTATTAGACCATCCGCAAGATCCACATCTGGTGCTTGGGATGTATTAGACATAAATCAATTTCAGAGGGAGTCTAAAAGGTCAAGGATGGATGATGCTTTGTCTGTTGACgatgtttcttttcctttgagAAGAATTGATGATCGTGGGTTGGGGTTGGATCAATCTTATGGGCCTGGTCTGGTAATTGATGGAGATGCTTCTAATCATTTTAGAAATGTTCAAGGGAAGAGCCGCCTCAGTCCTGTCGGTAGTAGAGTCATGGCTGGAGGACCTGGTCAGGGTCAGGTTGATAATGATTACATATGGCGTGGGATTATCGCTAAGGGGGGAACACCTGTTTGTCAGGCACGTTGTGTCCCTATAGGAAAAGGAATAGAAACTGAGCT TCCCGAAGTAGTTAATTGCTCGGCCAGAACAGGATTGGATATGCTCACAAAGCATTATGCTGATGCCAATGGGTTTGATATTGTTTTCTTCTTGCCAGACAGTGAAGATGATTTTGCTTCATACACTGAATTTCTTCGCTACCTAGGTGCCAAAAACCGTGCTGGTGTTGCCAAGTTTGATGATGGGACCACCTTATTTTTGGTACCTCCATCAGACTTCTTAACTAATGTTTTGAAAGTTGTGGGCCCTGAACGTCTATATGGTTTGGTTCTCAAGTTTCCACAACAAGCTCCTAGTGGCACATCAATACTGCAACAATCATATCTTCCCATTCCTTCTTCTCATTATATGGACAGACAGCAGATTCCTCCTCGTGCCGAGTATGGTGTACTCTCTTCTAGGGAGGAACAAGTTTTGCCAATGGATTATAGTAGGGTTTTGCACGAGGACTCTAAGCTTCCTCCTAAATCAGTTTTCCCAGTTACAAGTGAGTCGCCTGCAATGCAGTCAGTACCCCAAGATTACACTACTAGCAATGCATCTGCAGTGTCCCAACCTGGAGTAACATTAACCCCTGAACTTATTGCTACTCTAGCTTCCTTACTACCTCCAAACACACAGTCTTCTGTTTTAGAAAGTGCGAAGCCCGAATTAGGCTCATACTCTGTCAGGCCTTCAGTTCCACCTCAAGTTGCATCCGATAAAGAGACGCCATCCCAAGACTGGAAACAAGATCATCAAACATCTGACTATGTGGGTCATTCATTGCAACAGTTGAGGAGTCAGTTTAATCCTCCAATACAAAACCCAGCCCAGTATCAGCCTTACCCATCTGTCTCAATCGCTCCAGGCCATAGTGCCCCATTGGTACTTGGCAGTGCCCAAATTCAGGACTCTTCTATCAGCTTGCCACGGCAGGGTGCAATTTTATCTCGTCCCCTGAACCAAAATGGACAGGCTGCTGCCTCTTCCCAAGTGAGTCAGCCGTATCAGCTTGAAATTCCTCCCAGTGGTCATAGAGGCTATGGCATGGTTCATGGAATGCAAGCTTCTGGAATGTATAGTTCACCAGCTTTTCAGCAGGCTAATGGTCCTTTGACATCGCCCGGTCAGGCTCATGGTTCTCTTCATTCCCATGCTGCAACAGTAGCAGCTGAAAAGGTAAGCTCAGAGCTTCCTGGTCAGGTGCAGCAGCTTCAGTCTGCACTCTTTGGCAATTCCCAGGGCACGCAAGATGTTGAGGTTGATAAGAATCAGCGCTACCAGTCAACGCTACAATTTGCTGCTAGCCTCCTTCAACAGattcagcagcagcagcagcagcagcaagcgACCACTCAGGCAGGACGAGGGTCTGGAAATCAACAATGA
- the LOC122300149 gene encoding flowering time control protein FPA-like isoform X2 yields the protein MVSVDSHLGHKRQLHPQSSVVRRGDGQPSNVLWVGYPPSVQIDEQMLHNAMILFGEIERIKSFPSRHYSFVEFRSVDEARRAKEGLQGRLFNDPRITIMFSSSELAPGKDYPGFYPTTKGQRPEMFVNEPPFLPAQMDMLGHNRPVVSNNFPGPLQTMPMRPFGRQGSLEPPFSGSEFDDLATHSNFQEGDLKNMMGSNWKRPSPAPGMLPSPAPGIRPSARSTSGAWDVLDINQFQRESKRSRMDDALSVDDVSFPLRRIDDRGLGLDQSYGPGLVIDGDASNHFRNVQGKSRLSPVGSRVMAGGPGQGQVDNDYIWRGIIAKGGTPVCQARCVPIGKGIETELPEVVNCSARTGLDMLTKHYADANGFDIVFFLPDSEDDFASYTEFLRYLGAKNRAGVAKFDDGTTLFLVPPSDFLTNVLKVVGPERLYGLVLKFPQQAPSGTSILQQSYLPIPSSHYMDRQQIPPRAEYGVLSSREEQVLPMDYSRVLHEDSKLPPKSVFPVTSESPAMQSVPQDYTTSNASAVSQPGVTLTPELIATLASLLPPNTQSSVLESAKPELGSYSVRPSVPPQVASDKETPSQDWKQDHQTSDYVGHSLQQLRSQFNPPIQNPAQYQPYPSVSIAPGHSAPLVLGSAQIQDSSISLPRQGAILSRPLNQNGQAAASSQVSQPYQLEIPPSGHRGYGMVHGMQASGMYSSPAFQQANGPLTSPGQAHGSLHSHAATVAAEKVSSELPGQVQQLQSALFGNSQGTQDVEVDKNQRYQSTLQFAASLLQQIQQQQQQQQATTQAGRGSGNQQ from the exons ATGGTATCTGTGGATTCCCATTTAGGCCATAAAAGACAACTG CATCCTCAGTCTTCTGTAGTCCGAAGAGGAGATGGTCAACCCAGTAACGTCTTGTGGGTAGGTTACCCACCTTCTGTTCAGATTGACGAACAAATGCTCCATAATGCCATGATTTTGTTTGGTGAAATAGAAAGAATTAAGAGTTTTCCTTCAAGACACTACTCCTTTGTGGAGTTTAGGAGTGTGGATGAAGCCCGGCGTGCCAAGGAGGGGTTGCAAGGTCGGCTTTTTAATGATCCTCGAATAACCATCATGTTTTCGAGCAGTGAGCTGGCACCTGGCAAAGATTACCCTGGATTTTATCCTACAACCAAAGGTCAAAGGCCAGAAATGTTTGTTAATGAACCTCCATTTCTACCTGCACAGATGGATATGCTTGGTCATAATCGTCCTGTGGTATCAAATAATTTTCCTGGACCATTGCAAACTATGCCAATGAGGCCTTTTGGTCGTCAAGGTAGTCTTGAACCTCCTTTTTCAGGTTCAGAATTTGATGATTTGGCAACACATTCTAATTTTCAGGAAGGTGATTTGAAGAATATGATGGGTTCAAACTGGAAAAGGCCATCCCCTGCACCTGGGATGCTTCCTTCTCCTGCACCAGGTATTAGACCATCCGCAAGATCCACATCTGGTGCTTGGGATGTATTAGACATAAATCAATTTCAGAGGGAGTCTAAAAGGTCAAGGATGGATGATGCTTTGTCTGTTGACgatgtttcttttcctttgagAAGAATTGATGATCGTGGGTTGGGGTTGGATCAATCTTATGGGCCTGGTCTGGTAATTGATGGAGATGCTTCTAATCATTTTAGAAATGTTCAAGGGAAGAGCCGCCTCAGTCCTGTCGGTAGTAGAGTCATGGCTGGAGGACCTGGTCAGGGTCAGGTTGATAATGATTACATATGGCGTGGGATTATCGCTAAGGGGGGAACACCTGTTTGTCAGGCACGTTGTGTCCCTATAGGAAAAGGAATAGAAACTGAGCT TCCCGAAGTAGTTAATTGCTCGGCCAGAACAGGATTGGATATGCTCACAAAGCATTATGCTGATGCCAATGGGTTTGATATTGTTTTCTTCTTGCCAGACAGTGAAGATGATTTTGCTTCATACACTGAATTTCTTCGCTACCTAGGTGCCAAAAACCGTGCTGGTGTTGCCAAGTTTGATGATGGGACCACCTTATTTTTGGTACCTCCATCAGACTTCTTAACTAATGTTTTGAAAGTTGTGGGCCCTGAACGTCTATATGGTTTGGTTCTCAAGTTTCCACAACAAGCTCCTAGTGGCACATCAATACTGCAACAATCATATCTTCCCATTCCTTCTTCTCATTATATGGACAGACAGCAGATTCCTCCTCGTGCCGAGTATGGTGTACTCTCTTCTAGGGAGGAACAAGTTTTGCCAATGGATTATAGTAGGGTTTTGCACGAGGACTCTAAGCTTCCTCCTAAATCAGTTTTCCCAGTTACAAGTGAGTCGCCTGCAATGCAGTCAGTACCCCAAGATTACACTACTAGCAATGCATCTGCAGTGTCCCAACCTGGAGTAACATTAACCCCTGAACTTATTGCTACTCTAGCTTCCTTACTACCTCCAAACACACAGTCTTCTGTTTTAGAAAGTGCGAAGCCCGAATTAGGCTCATACTCTGTCAGGCCTTCAGTTCCACCTCAAGTTGCATCCGATAAAGAGACGCCATCCCAAGACTGGAAACAAGATCATCAAACATCTGACTATGTGGGTCATTCATTGCAACAGTTGAGGAGTCAGTTTAATCCTCCAATACAAAACCCAGCCCAGTATCAGCCTTACCCATCTGTCTCAATCGCTCCAGGCCATAGTGCCCCATTGGTACTTGGCAGTGCCCAAATTCAGGACTCTTCTATCAGCTTGCCACGGCAGGGTGCAATTTTATCTCGTCCCCTGAACCAAAATGGACAGGCTGCTGCCTCTTCCCAAGTGAGTCAGCCGTATCAGCTTGAAATTCCTCCCAGTGGTCATAGAGGCTATGGCATGGTTCATGGAATGCAAGCTTCTGGAATGTATAGTTCACCAGCTTTTCAGCAGGCTAATGGTCCTTTGACATCGCCCGGTCAGGCTCATGGTTCTCTTCATTCCCATGCTGCAACAGTAGCAGCTGAAAAGGTAAGCTCAGAGCTTCCTGGTCAGGTGCAGCAGCTTCAGTCTGCACTCTTTGGCAATTCCCAGGGCACGCAAGATGTTGAGGTTGATAAGAATCAGCGCTACCAGTCAACGCTACAATTTGCTGCTAGCCTCCTTCAACAGattcagcagcagcagcagcagcagcaagcgACCACTCAGGCAGGACGAGGGTCTGGAAATCAACAATGA